Proteins from a single region of Primulina tabacum isolate GXHZ01 chromosome 5, ASM2559414v2, whole genome shotgun sequence:
- the LOC142546868 gene encoding benzoate carboxyl methyltransferase-like: MEFKKIIGMNAGDDRTSYANNSGLQRVVVSKTWPILDETLEDMIEKEGFPECCFKMVDLGCASGPNTLLVISHIMDIFQDLSVRFQEIQIFLNDLPENDFNNLFKLVQSFYDEKAVERSRCCIYGLPGSFYGRLFPDRSLHFAYSSYSVHWLSQVPEGLDKHNKENIYMATTSPREVFEAYGKQFQRDFSKFLSLRGEEMVSGGRMVLSFIGRTVEDPSSMDDNAYLTMLAETLDEMVAEGIIRKDDLHSFNVPIYTPFQQEAEAIIINEGSFELCKKDVFRVRWDAHGNTHEPFFDEKESANLVANCIRALSEPMLASHFGSCIKCDDVFERYANKVAAHLSKQKSSYYTMVISLRRK; the protein is encoded by the exons ATggaattcaagaaaattattggTATGAACGCAGGAGATGACAGAACAAGCTACGCCAACAACTCTGGCCTTCAA AGAGTTGTGGTATCAAAAACATGGCCTATTTTAGATGAAACTTTAGaagatatgattgaaaaagaGGGATTCCCCGAATGCTGTTTCAAGATGGTGGATTTGGGTTGTGCTTCCGGCCCGAATACCCTTTTGGTCATATCCCATATCATGGATATTTTCCAAGATTTGAGTGTTAGATTTCAGGAGATTCAGatttttctgaatgatcttccaG AAAATGACTTCAACAATTTGTTCAAATTGGTACAAAGTTTCTACGATGAGAAAGCTGTTGAAAGATCACGATGCTGTATATATGGCTTACCGGGGTCTTTCTACGGCAGATTATTTCCAGACAGGAGTCTTCACTTTGCTTATTCTTCATACAGCGTTCATTGGCTTTCTC AGGTCCCCGAAGGACTAGATAAACACAacaaagaaaatatatacatgGCGACAACGAGTCCTCGGGAGGTATTCGAAGCATATGGGAAGCAATTCCAACGAGATTTCTCCAAATTTCTAAGCTTGAGAGGTGAAGAGATGGTCTCCGGTGGGCGCATGGTGTTATCATTTATAGGAAGAACCGTGGAAGATCCTTCTTCCATGGATGATAATGCTTATTTGACAATGCTTGCAGAAACACTCGATGAAATGGTGGCCGAG GGTATTATCAGGAAAGATGATTTGCATTCTTTTAACGTACCTATCTACACACCATTCCAACAAGAAGCTGAGGCGATAATCATCAATGAAGGGTCCTTCGAATTGTGCAAGAAGGATGTTTTTCGAGTCCGGTGGGATGCACACGGGAACACCCATGAACCCTTTTTCGATGAAAAAGAAAGTGCAAATCTCGTGGCAAATTGCATTCGGGCTTTAAGCGAGCCAATGCTTGCGAGTCATTTCGGTAGTTGTATAAAATGTGATGATGTGTTTGAGAGGTATGCAAACAAAGTGGCTGCGCATTTGTCAAAGCAGAAGTCGTCATACTATACTATGGTCATCTCATTGAGAAGGAAATGA